From the Triticum urartu cultivar G1812 chromosome 4, Tu2.1, whole genome shotgun sequence genome, the window TCGTGCTGGAAGAACACAGCCTGGGAAGTGCTTCAGGTTGTACACAGAGAAGAGTTTTAATGGTGATTTACAGCCACAGACCTACCCAGAAATTCTTCGATCAAACTTGGCAAATACAGTTCTTACTCTGAAGAAGCTTGGAATTGATGATTTAGTGCATTTTGACTTCATGGATCCTCCTGCGCCCGAAACTCTAATGAGGGCCTTGGAAGTTCTGAACTACTTGGGGGCACTCGACGATGAAGGCAACCTAACATCTTTAGGTGAAATGATGAGTGAGTTCCCCTTAGACCCACAGATGTCAAAGATGCTTGTCATCAGTCCAAGGTACAACTGTTCAAATGAGATCCTCTCAATATCTGCCATGCTATCAGGTATGTCAACTAACAATTCCTCTCCATTTGCATTTCTGTAACTACATTATCATGTTGTTATGCACATGCACTGTTTTGCTTGCACCCGTGTGTGCAAGCAAGTTGCCATGGTTCTAGCATGCAGACTAGTGCATGTTTTCTATTTTCTCTTGTTTGTATATATTGTGTATTGTCATCAGCAACTGTCATGCACCTGGCTTCTAGctattgatcaaaatgatcataCAGTTTAGGCTGATGCAGATAGTTGCTGTATGTTGAGTTATTCTGACAAAGCAAATGGTATCGTCTCGCCTCTTTGCATCTGCTGACCAACCGTGGGCTTCGTCTGTTATTACCATATCCTTTGTCTAGTACCCAATTGCTTTCTCCGGCCTAGGGAGGCACAAAAGGCTGCTGATGAGGCGAAGGCTCGATTTGGGCACATCGATGGGGATCATCTGACACTTTTGAACGTGTACCATGCATACAAGCAAAACAGTAAGCCTATAACCATTCTCATTCGATCTACACCCGGTCAGACTGCAATTTTTTGGGGGCTAACAGACTCTTCCTTCACTATGCAGATGAGGATCCTACATGGTGTTATGAGAATTTTGTCAATGCCCGGGCGATGAAGTCTGCTGATAATGTTAGACAACAACTTGTGCGCATCATGACCAGATTCAACCTCAAGATGTGCAGTACAGACTTCAACAGTCGTGAGTACTATGTCAACATCAGGAAAGCAATGCTTTCAGGGTACTTTATGCAGGTTGCTCATCTGGAGCGAACTGGGCATTACTTGACCGTTAAGGATAATCAGGTTGGTATTCTGATTTTTGTCTCTTTTATTTCCTTTATTATTATGGAGTATTGTATTGCAGCTTTTCACCCTTCTTTCCTTGCCAGGTTGTCCATCTTCATCCCTCGAATTGCATGGACCATAAGCCGGAATGGGTCATCTACAATGAATATGTTTTGACCACCAGGAATTTCATCCGCACAGTCACCGATATCCGTGGAGAGTGGTAAGTCCTCGTCTAAAGTCTGAAATGAAACTTGTCCAATTGGGTATTTGATTGACAATGTTGACCTTTCTCTGTGTTCTGTTCCCAGGCTGATCGATATAGCTCCACAGTACTATGATCTGACCAATTTCCCATCATGTGAGGCCAAGCGTGTTCTTGAGAGGCTACACAAtaagagggagagggaaagagctGCTAGTAGGAACTGAATTGATGTCATTCTTCTGGTCCCTTGGAATGTGGGCAGCGCCGCCAAAGGCTTTGGACATCACTGTTGGCCTCCACCATTGTCATGATATCTTCCATGTAGTAGTTTTCCAGTATTGTGGATGGTGAAATCACTATATACGACATATGTCAAATGTCCCTCTGCTACTGAATTACGAATTATGGAGTAGATGCTTGTTTTCCCTCTGTTTTAGAAGGTGTAGGTTATCATACATTAATTATGTGTCGGTCTCCATATTTTTGGTGTATCAAATGCTGTTGTTTACTTTGTACTTCAGCATCCTTTTGGCTAGTTTTCATGGAATTGCTGACATCGTACTGTGTTTACTTCCTTTTGAGACAACTTGTGTAACTAGTCAGGAAATTACTCCCCCCGTCCTGAATTATTTGTCTTAGATTTGTTTTAGGTTTGAATACAGAAAATATGACTTAGGGTCACGTCTTAGATTTGTTAGATACGGATACAGGAAATGTCACTACATGCTCTCAGGATACGGCCACTGTTTACATTTCCTGCCCTGTACCTGTACGTGTGCTATGCGTATTTGGCCTGAGTGGAATTAATTGACCGGTCAAACTGCGAAGTGCTTTTGCAAAATGAAAAGGTGAGAAAAAAATTTCCCGTCAGCCTTGGCCATTCTGGAGCCGCCGGCCACCTttctctcctccccttctcccCTGGTGTTCCCGCCGATGGTCGGATCTCCCCTCCGATGGTGGGGGCTCGGTGCACTCCTACGGGAGGTGCCTCGCTGGTGGTTGTGCCCGTTGTGGATGGCAGTGGTGAGGCGGCCCATGCCTGGCAGGTGTCCGGTGGTCTGAACTTCAGCTACTCCAACGACATGTATTTCGGTACAAAGGGAGTATAATTGAATTTCGTTATCTGGATTTTTAATTGTTGAAGACTTGTC encodes:
- the LOC125551246 gene encoding probable pre-mRNA-splicing factor ATP-dependent RNA helicase DEAH3 isoform X2; translation: MLLREAMADPLLERYKVIVLDEAHERTLATDVLFGLLKEVLKNRPDLKLVVMSATLEAEKFQGYFSGAPLMKVPGRLHPVEIFYTQEPERDYLEAAIRTVVQIHMCEPAGDILVFLTGEEEIEDACRKINKEVNNMGDQVGPVKVVPLYSTLPPAMQQKIFDPAPPPLKEGGPAGRKIVVSTNIAETSLTIDGIVYVIDPGFSKQKVYNPRIRVESLLVSPISKASAHQRAGRAGRTQPGKCFRLYTEKSFNGDLQPQTYPEILRSNLANTVLTLKKLGIDDLVHFDFMDPPAPETLMRALEVLNYLGALDDEGNLTSLGEMMSEFPLDPQMSKMLVISPRYNCSNEILSISAMLSVPNCFLRPREAQKAADEAKARFGHIDGDHLTLLNVYHAYKQNNEDPTWCYENFVNARAMKSADNVRQQLVRIMTRFNLKMCSTDFNSREYYVNIRKAMLSGYFMQVAHLERTGHYLTVKDNQVVHLHPSNCMDHKPEWVIYNEYVLTTRNFIRTVTDIRGEWLIDIAPQYYDLTNFPSCEAKRVLERLHNKRERERAASRN